A window of Streptomyces armeniacus contains these coding sequences:
- a CDS encoding cellulose-binding protein, which yields MSDTSSPFGFELVRRGYDRGQVDDRITKLVADRDSALARITSLEKRIEELHLETQNAQAQVTDAEPSYAGLGARVEKILRLAEEEAKDLREEARRAAEQHRELAEGAAQQVRNDAEAFAAERKAKAEDDGARVVEKAKSEAAALRGEAEKDAQSKREEADSLFEDTRAKAAQAAADFETNLAKRREQSERDLASRQAKAEKRLAEIEHRAEQLRLEAEKLRTDAERRARQTVETAQRQAEDIVADANAKADRVRSESERELAALTNRRDSINAQLTNVREMLATLTGAAVAAAGQPGEEEDSDEALTRGVPAQQSR from the coding sequence ATGAGCGACACTTCCTCCCCCTTCGGCTTCGAGCTCGTGCGACGTGGCTACGACCGCGGGCAGGTGGACGACCGCATCACGAAGCTCGTCGCCGACCGTGACAGCGCACTGGCCCGCATCACCTCTCTGGAAAAGCGCATCGAGGAGCTTCACCTCGAGACGCAGAACGCCCAGGCTCAGGTCACCGACGCAGAGCCCTCGTACGCCGGTCTGGGCGCCCGGGTCGAGAAGATCCTCCGCCTCGCCGAGGAGGAGGCCAAGGACCTGCGCGAGGAGGCCCGTCGCGCCGCCGAGCAGCACCGTGAGCTCGCGGAGGGCGCCGCCCAGCAGGTCCGCAACGACGCCGAGGCGTTCGCCGCCGAGCGCAAGGCGAAGGCCGAGGACGACGGCGCACGCGTCGTCGAGAAGGCCAAGTCCGAGGCCGCCGCGCTGCGCGGCGAGGCCGAGAAGGACGCGCAGTCCAAGCGCGAAGAGGCGGACTCGCTCTTCGAGGACACCCGCGCCAAGGCCGCCCAGGCCGCCGCGGACTTCGAGACGAACCTCGCGAAGCGGCGGGAGCAGTCCGAGCGCGACCTCGCCTCGCGGCAGGCGAAGGCGGAGAAGCGGCTCGCCGAGATCGAGCACCGCGCGGAGCAGCTGCGGCTCGAGGCCGAGAAGCTGCGTACGGACGCCGAGCGCCGTGCCCGGCAGACGGTGGAGACCGCGCAGCGGCAGGCCGAGGACATCGTCGCCGACGCCAACGCGAAGGCCGACCGCGTCCGCAGCGAGTCCGAGCGCGAGCTCGCCGCCCTGACGAACCGTCGGGACAGCATCAACGCCCAGCTGACCAACGTCCGCGAGATGCTGGCCACCCTCACCGGTGCCGCCGTCGCCGCGGCCGGACAGCCGGGCGAGGAAGAGGACTCGGACGAGGCGCTGACCCGCGGAGTGCCCGCGCAGCAGTCCCGCTGA